A genomic segment from Peribacillus sp. ACCC06369 encodes:
- a CDS encoding PLP-dependent aminotransferase family protein, which produces MNMLTCDLNRFSEVPLYEQLYSHIKKEIIDGRLLYGTKLPSKRKLAEFLQISQNTVETAYEQLTAEGYVEVIPRKGYYIQTFEDLEYTQTDQVSLEQINDNEGDLLYHFHPSQIDTENFPFEKWRKYTKNKIDESHQDLLLLGDSRGEYELRCEIAHYLYHARGVQCVPEQIIIGAGMEILLQQLVLLFDKNAIYGVEDPGYHLIHRILRSYPNEVHPLQIDEEGVKVNPIEDSKIDVVYVTPSHHFPYGTILSVNRRTRLLNWAQGAANRYIIEDDYDSEFRYSGKTIPSLQSMDAGDKVIYLGSFSKSLMPSIRISYMVLPASLLQMHQQKLSFYHSTVSRIDQHVLTQFMKEGDFEKHLNRMRKVYRRKLDKVIELFKPHQQITITGERSGLHIVLIVKNGMDEQTLIQKANEDHIKIYGLSTYSIEKIDEHPPKIILGFAGIPESGLEKAIHLLLKSWGL; this is translated from the coding sequence ATGAATATGCTAACTTGTGATTTAAATCGATTTAGTGAAGTACCTTTGTACGAACAATTATATTCACATATTAAAAAAGAAATCATTGATGGCCGTCTTCTTTATGGCACAAAACTGCCTTCCAAACGTAAATTGGCAGAGTTCCTTCAGATTAGTCAAAATACTGTCGAGACAGCATATGAACAATTAACTGCTGAAGGATACGTTGAAGTCATACCAAGAAAAGGGTACTATATTCAAACATTCGAGGATTTAGAGTATACGCAAACCGACCAAGTTTCCTTGGAACAAATTAATGATAATGAAGGGGATTTACTGTATCATTTTCATCCCAGCCAAATTGACACGGAAAACTTCCCATTTGAAAAATGGAGAAAATACACGAAAAATAAAATTGATGAATCGCATCAAGATCTTCTTTTACTGGGGGATTCTAGAGGGGAATATGAATTACGATGTGAAATTGCCCATTATTTGTATCATGCACGTGGGGTTCAATGTGTGCCCGAACAGATCATCATTGGTGCAGGAATGGAAATTTTATTGCAGCAGCTTGTACTTCTTTTCGATAAAAATGCCATTTATGGTGTTGAAGATCCTGGATATCACTTGATTCACCGGATTTTACGCAGCTACCCAAATGAAGTCCATCCACTGCAAATTGATGAAGAAGGCGTAAAGGTAAACCCAATTGAAGATTCAAAGATCGATGTAGTGTATGTAACTCCCTCACATCACTTCCCCTATGGGACGATCTTATCCGTTAACAGACGGACGCGATTGCTGAACTGGGCTCAAGGTGCAGCAAACCGCTATATTATCGAAGACGATTACGATAGTGAATTTCGTTATAGTGGAAAAACAATTCCTTCCTTACAAAGTATGGATGCTGGTGATAAGGTGATTTACTTAGGATCATTCTCCAAATCATTGATGCCATCAATTCGGATCAGTTATATGGTTCTACCCGCTTCGCTGTTACAAATGCATCAACAGAAATTATCTTTTTACCATTCGACCGTTTCACGGATTGATCAACATGTGTTGACACAGTTCATGAAGGAAGGGGATTTCGAAAAGCATTTAAATCGGATGAGGAAAGTTTACCGGCGCAAGTTGGATAAAGTGATCGAGCTGTTTAAACCACATCAACAAATAACCATCACTGGTGAGCGGTCAGGATTACATATCGTCCTCATCGTTAAGAACGGCATGGATGAACAGACACTTATTCAAAAGGCAAACGAAGACCATATTAAAATTTATGGATTATCCACATATTCGATCGAAAAAATTGACGAACATCCTCCTAAAATCATATTGGGCTTTGCAGGGATTCCTGAATCTGGATTAGAAAAAGCCATTCACCTTTTATTGAAATCATGGGGTTTATAA
- the pdxS gene encoding pyridoxal 5'-phosphate synthase lyase subunit PdxS, with amino-acid sequence MEKLLGTDTVKRGMAQMQKGGVIMDVINAEQAKIAEASGAVAVMALERVPSDIRAAGGVARMADPRIVEEVMNAVSIPVMAKARIGHIVESRILESMGVDYIDESEVLTPADEEYHILKSDFTVPFVCGCRDLGEASRRIGEGASMLRTKGEPGTGNIVEAVRHMRKVQSQIRKVSIMSDDELMTEAKNIGAPYEILREIKRTGKLPVVNFAAGGIATPADAALMMELGADGVFVGSGIFKSENPEKFASAIVQATTYFTDYELIGRLSKELGSAMKGIDISKLAPAERMQERGW; translated from the coding sequence ATGGAAAAATTATTAGGAACTGACACAGTAAAAAGAGGAATGGCACAAATGCAAAAGGGTGGCGTAATTATGGACGTCATAAATGCAGAACAAGCAAAAATTGCTGAAGCATCAGGTGCTGTCGCTGTCATGGCATTGGAGAGGGTTCCTTCAGACATCCGTGCGGCTGGCGGGGTAGCAAGAATGGCAGATCCGCGAATTGTCGAGGAAGTAATGAATGCAGTATCCATCCCGGTCATGGCTAAAGCAAGGATTGGCCATATTGTTGAATCAAGGATCCTGGAATCAATGGGAGTGGATTATATCGATGAAAGTGAAGTGCTGACGCCTGCTGATGAAGAATATCATATATTAAAAAGTGATTTCACAGTTCCTTTCGTTTGTGGCTGCCGTGATTTAGGCGAAGCTTCACGCCGTATTGGAGAAGGAGCATCGATGCTTCGTACAAAAGGAGAACCAGGTACAGGTAATATCGTGGAAGCTGTGCGTCATATGAGAAAGGTACAGTCCCAAATTCGTAAAGTGAGCATCATGAGTGATGATGAATTAATGACGGAAGCAAAAAATATTGGTGCCCCTTATGAAATTTTAAGAGAAATCAAACGGACGGGTAAATTGCCTGTAGTTAACTTTGCAGCTGGCGGAATTGCCACTCCAGCAGATGCAGCACTGATGATGGAATTGGGAGCAGATGGCGTATTCGTGGGGTCCGGTATTTTTAAATCGGAGAATCCAGAAAAATTCGCATCGGCAATCGTTCAAGCGACTACATATTTCACAGATTATGAATTGATAGGCCGGTTGTCAAAAGAGTTGGGCAGTGCAATGAAAGGAATCGATATTTCCAAACTAGCTCCAGCAGAACGTATGCAGGAACGTGGATGGTAA
- a CDS encoding IS1182 family transposase, giving the protein MLSKHDSIQRDQLEMITLDQLVPLNHLVRKMEAAIDFTFIYDLVKEMYSEVGRPSIDPVILVKLTFIQYTFGIRSMRKTIEEVETNMAYRWFLGYGFHDKVPHFSTFGKNYERRFKDTDLFEQIFYRILMTAANKKLISAEHVFVDSTHVKASANKRKFEKKIVRKETRAYQGRLQEEINQDREKHGKKPFPSDKFDKEETKEIKESTTDSESGYYVKDERTKQFAYSFHAAADRNGFVLGTIVTPGNIHDSQILEPLVEQVIEKVGKPEAVAADAAYKTPAITSYLFNKEIIPALPYTRPRTKEGFFRKQDYVYDEHFDCYLCPSGELLKYSTTNKEGYREYKSPKHTCATCSFLSQCTESKDHQKVVTRHIWQTHVEEADHLRHHQDVKTIYAKRKETIERVFADAKEKHGMRWTTLRGLKKLSMQAMLTFAAINLKKMANWTWRGPKMA; this is encoded by the coding sequence ATGCTTTCTAAACATGATTCTATTCAGCGAGATCAACTTGAAATGATTACGTTAGATCAACTGGTGCCACTGAACCATTTGGTTCGTAAAATGGAGGCTGCCATTGACTTCACTTTCATTTATGACTTGGTGAAAGAGATGTATTCAGAGGTAGGACGCCCAAGTATTGATCCAGTTATTTTAGTTAAACTGACATTCATTCAATATACCTTCGGTATTCGTTCCATGCGTAAAACGATTGAAGAAGTTGAAACCAATATGGCTTACCGTTGGTTCTTAGGCTATGGTTTCCATGATAAAGTACCTCATTTCTCTACGTTCGGGAAAAATTATGAGCGACGCTTTAAAGATACAGACCTGTTTGAACAGATTTTCTATCGCATTTTAATGACAGCTGCTAATAAAAAGTTAATAAGTGCTGAACACGTTTTCGTGGATTCCACACATGTGAAAGCCAGTGCGAATAAAAGGAAATTTGAAAAGAAAATCGTTCGTAAAGAAACACGAGCGTATCAAGGGCGTCTTCAAGAAGAAATCAATCAAGATCGTGAAAAACATGGAAAGAAGCCTTTTCCATCAGATAAATTTGATAAAGAAGAGACCAAAGAGATTAAAGAAAGTACAACGGATTCTGAGAGTGGCTACTATGTGAAAGATGAACGAACAAAACAGTTTGCCTATTCATTCCATGCGGCCGCAGACCGCAACGGTTTTGTATTGGGAACGATTGTAACACCTGGAAATATACATGACAGTCAGATCTTAGAGCCACTAGTTGAACAAGTGATTGAGAAAGTTGGAAAACCGGAAGCCGTTGCCGCAGATGCAGCTTATAAAACACCAGCGATTACAAGCTACCTATTTAACAAAGAAATCATACCGGCTTTACCTTATACACGTCCTCGCACCAAAGAAGGATTTTTCCGCAAACAGGACTATGTATACGATGAACATTTTGATTGTTACCTTTGTCCTTCGGGAGAGCTATTAAAGTACTCAACAACCAATAAAGAGGGCTATCGCGAGTATAAATCACCCAAACACACTTGTGCGACATGCTCATTTTTATCTCAGTGTACAGAAAGCAAAGACCATCAAAAAGTGGTGACACGGCATATTTGGCAAACACATGTGGAAGAAGCAGATCATCTGCGTCATCATCAAGATGTAAAAACTATATATGCGAAACGTAAAGAAACGATTGAGCGTGTATTCGCAGATGCAAAAGAAAAGCATGGTATGCGTTGGACAACTTTAAGGGGACTTAAAAAATTGTCGATGCAGGCGATGCTTACTTTCGCTGCCATTAATTTAAAGAAGATGGCCAATTGGACATGGCGAGGTCCAAAAATGGCCTAA
- the pdxT gene encoding pyridoxal 5'-phosphate synthase glutaminase subunit PdxT, producing MITIGVLGLQGAVEEHLNQINAAGEQAILVKKPEQLQEIDGLIIPGGESTTMRKLMDRYGFKEPIKTFFEHKKPIFGTCAGMVLAANELTGDEKAYLELMDISVKRNGFGRQRDSFEAELSIKGMEEPFKAVFIRAPFADGIGEDVEILAVYEENVVAARQEHVLVSAFHPELTGDDRFMQLFIEMVKTSICKVELKTC from the coding sequence ATGATAACTATCGGTGTTTTGGGATTACAGGGTGCAGTTGAAGAACACTTGAACCAAATCAATGCTGCCGGTGAACAAGCAATACTTGTTAAAAAACCGGAACAGCTGCAAGAAATCGATGGCTTAATCATTCCAGGCGGAGAAAGCACCACGATGAGAAAGCTAATGGATCGTTATGGATTCAAGGAACCAATCAAAACTTTCTTCGAACATAAAAAACCTATTTTCGGTACTTGTGCGGGGATGGTATTGGCGGCCAACGAATTGACTGGTGATGAGAAGGCCTATCTTGAACTAATGGACATTTCCGTGAAAAGGAACGGATTTGGACGTCAACGGGATAGTTTCGAGGCTGAATTATCAATTAAAGGAATGGAAGAACCTTTTAAGGCCGTTTTCATCCGAGCTCCATTTGCGGATGGAATTGGAGAAGATGTAGAGATATTGGCTGTTTATGAAGAGAATGTTGTTGCTGCGAGACAAGAACATGTCCTTGTCAGTGCGTTTCATCCAGAATTAACAGGGGATGATCGTTTCATGCAACTTTTCATTGAAATGGTTAAGACATCCATATGTAAAGTCGAATTGAAAACCTGTTAA
- the ltrA gene encoding group II intron reverse transcriptase/maturase translates to MLMEQILERENLIQALKRVERNKGSHGVDGMPVQNLRPHLATEWYNMKTALLQGTYQPQPVRRIEIPKPNGGVRLLGIPTVLDRFIQQAIAQILTRIYDSTFSENSYGFRPNKQGHQAVRKAKSYITEGYTWVVDMDLEKFFDKVNHDKLMGMLERKIEDKRVLKLIRRFLQAGIMIGGLFHKSEEGTPQGGPLSPLLSNIMLDDLDKELEKRNLRFVRYADDSTIFVKTRKAAKRAMGNISSFIENKLKLKVNYEKSKYDRPWNRTFLGFSFTKSKKNPKVLLAKQTVKRVKKRIREMTSRKLPKPMKLRINKLKQYLRGWMGYFALIDTPNVLKNLDSWIRRRLRMCLWKQWKLPRTRVRKLKGLGAPFGKAYEWGNSRKGYWRIAHSPILDKTLNNVYWHHQGLVNLYERYTKLRQT, encoded by the coding sequence ATGTTAATGGAACAGATACTAGAGAGGGAAAACTTAATACAGGCATTGAAGCGTGTAGAAAGAAATAAGGGAAGCCATGGTGTAGATGGAATGCCGGTTCAAAACCTGAGACCGCACCTCGCAACTGAATGGTACAACATGAAAACTGCCCTTTTACAGGGTACCTATCAACCGCAGCCCGTCCGTCGTATCGAAATCCCGAAACCAAACGGCGGAGTTCGGCTATTGGGTATTCCAACCGTTCTAGACCGTTTCATTCAACAAGCCATTGCCCAAATATTAACCAGGATATATGACTCAACCTTTTCGGAGAATAGCTATGGTTTTCGCCCTAACAAACAAGGGCACCAGGCGGTTCGAAAGGCAAAGTCCTATATAACCGAAGGTTATACATGGGTAGTGGATATGGACTTGGAGAAGTTCTTCGATAAAGTGAATCATGACAAGCTCATGGGAATGTTAGAGCGGAAAATTGAAGATAAACGAGTTCTCAAACTGATTCGTAGATTCCTTCAAGCAGGCATTATGATAGGCGGACTTTTTCATAAAAGTGAGGAGGGAACTCCGCAAGGAGGTCCGTTAAGTCCTTTATTATCTAATATCATGTTAGACGATTTAGATAAAGAACTAGAGAAACGCAATCTTCGATTCGTAAGGTATGCGGATGACAGTACTATCTTTGTGAAGACACGAAAAGCCGCCAAACGTGCAATGGGAAATATCTCAAGCTTCATTGAAAATAAACTGAAGCTAAAGGTCAACTACGAGAAGTCGAAGTATGATCGCCCTTGGAACAGAACGTTTCTCGGTTTTAGTTTCACGAAGTCAAAGAAGAACCCGAAGGTTCTACTGGCTAAACAAACGGTGAAGAGAGTAAAGAAACGAATCAGGGAAATGACCTCGAGAAAATTACCGAAACCCATGAAACTCCGAATAAATAAGTTAAAGCAATACCTTAGAGGTTGGATGGGTTATTTCGCCCTCATTGATACTCCGAACGTTTTGAAGAATTTAGATTCATGGATTCGAAGAAGACTCAGGATGTGCCTATGGAAGCAATGGAAATTGCCAAGAACGAGAGTGAGGAAACTCAAAGGATTAGGCGCCCCATTTGGAAAAGCGTATGAATGGGGAAATAGCAGAAAGGGTTATTGGCGCATAGCGCATAGTCCTATTCTAGACAAAACCCTTAATAATGTTTATTGGCACCACCAAGGGTTAGTAAATCTATATGAACGATATACAAAACTACGTCAGACTTAA